GTGCGCATCGGGCCTGTCTTTTGACTTTTTAATCGCGTCAATTACCTTGTCTATTATATCCAGTGCCTTTTTTAAACCTTCAAGAATGTGCGCCCTGTCTTTCGCAATCCTTAAATCGTACTGTATTCTTCTTTTTACAATCTCAAACTTGTGCTCAAGATACTTTTCAAGCACCTCTTTAAGACTTAATACCTGGGGTTGTATGCCGTCCACCAATGCAATCATGTTTAAGTGGAATGTCTTTTGAAGTTCTGTGTACTTAAATAGCTTATTTAATGTCTTCTGTCCCTGCACGTCTTTTTTCAATTCTATAATTATCCTTAAACCTTCCCTGCCACTTTCATCTCTTATATCTTTAACACCATCAAGTTTACCGTCCTGTACAAGTTGTGCCATTTTTTCAAGAAGATTGGTTTTAGTCACCTGATAAGGTATTTCTGAGATTTCAATATAATTATATTTTATGTTGCCGCGCTTTGGAGGCTCTTTTATTTCCGCCTTTGCGCGCATAACAATGGGACCCTTCCCCTGCCCATAAGCTTCCAAAATAGCTTTTTTATTATAAATTATACCTCCTGTCGGGAAATCAGGACCCTTAACAAACTGCATAAGTTCTTCCACTGTAGCTTTTTTATTGTCTATAAGATGCACTGCCGCGTCCACAACTTCAGTTAAGTTGTGGGGGGGTATATTTGTTGCCATTCCAACAGCAATACCGACAGTTCCGTTTAAAAGAAGCTGTGGAACCGCGGCGGGAAGAACCCTGGGCTCCTGCTTGGTTCCGTCATAATTTTCCATCCACTCAACAGTATCTTTGTTAATATCTCCGAGCATTAAACTGGCAAGGCGTGTCATTTTTGCCTCTGTATAACGCATAGCAGCAGCCGGGTCAGGATCAATAGATCCAAAGTTTCCCTGTCCATGAACAAGCGGGTAACGCATGCTGAAGTCCTGCGCCATGCGCACCATAGAGTCATAAATAGCCTGATCCCCATGCGGGTGGTATTTACCTATGACCTCGCCAACCACAGTTGCTGATTTCCTGAATCGGGCGCTTGAAGAAAGTCCAAGCTCATGCATCGCGTAAAGTATCCTGCGGTGTACCGGCTTAAGTCCGTCGCGAACATCCGGCAAAGCTCGAGACACGATAACACTCATAGCATAGTCCAAATAGGACTCTCGCATTTCAGTCGTAAGCTCTCTGGAGCGTATATCGTCTTTTTTAATATTTTTTTCTGCCATATTTATTATTACTCAAATTCAAGTATGTTTTTTGGGTCCCCTTTTTTAAACTCTTCTCTTGCCTCATCAAACCCTTCCGGTTTTAAATCTTGCGCATCTATACTTTTTATATTTGACCTAACCTGCATAACATAGAAAATACTCATCACAACTGCCAAGACAGACATTACAGACACAAATATTATCACTCTCTTTTTATAAGGCATAGTTTTTGTCCCGATACCGCCCGAATCTTTGATTCGCTTGCGGTATCGTGGATCCTCGACGCTATAACAAAATCAAAGATTTTGATAGCGTCGGGATTTCCTGCAGGCCTGCCTGCCAGTTTACATGCCGATTGGCAGGCAGGCAGGCAGGCTCGCAAAATAGGAATTAGGAATTAGCAGATAAGAGTTAGATTTTTAAAGCTTTTTTCTAATTCCTGTTTACTAAGTCCTAATTCCTGCGAGTAAAGCGAATTTAAATTTTCAAAACTACCACTTCCATTTTATTTTCAGGGTCGGGAAGGTCCTTCTTCTTTATTGTTAACTTTTCTTCAGCTGTCACATCTGTTTTTCCTATGGCCTTCAAAAAACCGCTTACATCATCAAGTCCCGGCTTAAGTCCTTTCAATTTATAGTGCATGGGAATTACTATCTTTGGTTCTACCTGATTAGATATATCAAGAGCTTTTTCTCCATCCACAGTAAAATTACCTCCTACAGGCACCATTAATATATCAACCTCTCCAATTACATCCAGTTGTTCCTCCGTAAGCTTGTCCTGTCCAATGTCCCCCATATGAAGAAGGTTTATATCTTCAATGGTTACAACATATATAGTATTGAGACCTCTTTCTTCACCGCCACTGTTGTCGTGGTAAGAGCGTATGCCCCTGACCCTTATGCCCCCATACTCATATTCACCGGGACCATCTACAACAAAATAGTCTCCCTTTATAGTGGAGATGTTATTATGATCGAAGTGATCGTGGGTTGTAAGCACCATTTGCGCTTCAAACTTTGGCGGCGTTAACCCTATTGATTTATCAAAAGGGTCTATAACAACCGTCAGTTGTCCGCTCTGTATTTTAAAACAAGACTGTCCGTACCAGGTAATTACCATAGTTTTTGTTTCGGCTCCGCCTCACAATCCGCCGGCTGGCGGAAGGTTTTAGGTTTTAGGTTTTAGGTGTTAGTCTAATCCCTAGAACCTAGTCCCTAACCCCTGTGAGCGAAGTGAGCGAAGCGAACTTAACTTACTCATTTTATCATTAATTTGACTCATTTACAACTTGCTTTAAGCTAATGCACCTTGCGCAAAAATAATCATTATGATAACTTATTTAAGTATGACTACAAAAATACAAAATAAATCCTTAATGAAGGATGCACTCCAAAGTAACAAGGATATGTTCCAATTACCAAGACCCGGAGATATACTAGAGGGGTCTGTTATAGGAAAGGAGTCCGGCGTTCTATACATTGACCTTGGACCCATGGGTACCGGGGTTGTAT
This portion of the Candidatus Spechtbacterales bacterium genome encodes:
- the gyrA gene encoding DNA gyrase subunit A gives rise to the protein MAEKNIKKDDIRSRELTTEMRESYLDYAMSVIVSRALPDVRDGLKPVHRRILYAMHELGLSSSARFRKSATVVGEVIGKYHPHGDQAIYDSMVRMAQDFSMRYPLVHGQGNFGSIDPDPAAAMRYTEAKMTRLASLMLGDINKDTVEWMENYDGTKQEPRVLPAAVPQLLLNGTVGIAVGMATNIPPHNLTEVVDAAVHLIDNKKATVEELMQFVKGPDFPTGGIIYNKKAILEAYGQGKGPIVMRAKAEIKEPPKRGNIKYNYIEISEIPYQVTKTNLLEKMAQLVQDGKLDGVKDIRDESGREGLRIIIELKKDVQGQKTLNKLFKYTELQKTFHLNMIALVDGIQPQVLSLKEVLEKYLEHKFEIVKRRIQYDLRIAKDRAHILEGLKKALDIIDKVIDAIKKSKDRPDAHKNLRTKFKFSDKQATAILDMRLHSLANLERQKVEDELKEKKKFIEECEALLKSEPKMWTLIKKEMNQVKDDYGDQRRTKVFASSAGEFSEEDLIPKEESIVSMTEGGYIKRVSPSAYKVQHRGGKGIIGMETRGEDVVSHFLTASTHDRLLFFTSKGRVFQTLAYEIPSSKRTARGKALANFLDLEKDESVSAIVPLTRDEKKTAGEYLVMVTQKGTIKKTSIKDFENVRRSGLIAIRLKKEDALNWVGVSGGKDDIVLATKQGQAIRFSEEDIRPMSRVASGVRGINLKEGDVVVGSDIITSNESKNELLVVMSEGYGKKTALNQFKKQKRGGAGIKAAKVGSKNGEIVSMRVIRNEEELIIISTKGHVIRVKLSNVPKLGRATQGVRIMKLSSGDKVASVATV
- a CDS encoding MBL fold metallo-hydrolase, which produces MVITWYGQSCFKIQSGQLTVVIDPFDKSIGLTPPKFEAQMVLTTHDHFDHNNISTIKGDYFVVDGPGEYEYGGIRVRGIRSYHDNSGGEERGLNTIYVVTIEDINLLHMGDIGQDKLTEEQLDVIGEVDILMVPVGGNFTVDGEKALDISNQVEPKIVIPMHYKLKGLKPGLDDVSGFLKAIGKTDVTAEEKLTIKKKDLPDPENKMEVVVLKI